CAAGACCGATGGAATGAGAGCGCAGCGGGACCTATGCAGGGATGCCGCTACATGATTGACCCCGCGAACCCGAATCAGGTGATAGATATGCGCCATTTCCTTGTGGTTGGGAAACACGGTGGAGAACTCGCTGGCCTGGTCAACGAAGTGCTTCAGGGGCTGGAAACTGAGTTAGCTGGTACCTTTGTCGGCGACTGGTTTGACCTTCACCGTCATTCTGGAATTTTTGATGCTCAAGATTTCCTTTCTAACACCTTGGGAGCAGAGTTCTACTACTTTAGATTGTCTGTGTGGGGTAATGACTTCCCATCCCAGCTAGAAGCTTGGTGCAAAGAGAGGGCTAAATTGAGGAAGTGCGAATGAAGAAGTTTAAGAAATACCTGATATGGTCGGCAGTGATAGTGGCCGGTCTCTTTGCCATTCTCATAACTCCAATAATCTATTGGAGTGTAACGAGCGATGCACGGCCATACGAGGAGATTAGAAAAGACATCAGGCGGATCGAACTGGGCATGTCGAAAGAGGATGTCCTTGAGATAATGGGGCAACCCGTAGCCGTGAGGCGGGCAGAGCTCGAGACGTGGCTTTTCGACGATCATCCTCTCCTGTCAGAACCGCCAAGGTGTAGCTTTGACCAGTCCGGTCGCGTGGTAGGTATCGTGTGTGACGATGACTATCGCATATGGGCCGAGGGGGTGGGGTGCGGATCTAGCTCGATATTGTACGTTGGTGGCTATCCGACACCGCAGGAGATCGATCTTCAGATCGAGAGGTATAGGGAAGCGACTGACCCGGGCCCCAGAGTAGACACTCTGAAGGCCATGCTGAAATCGCTAAGTAACCCGACCAGCGTGGGAGAAGATATGATAATAAGGGGAACGCTTAGTGAGCTGGCAGAGATATATCTTAAGGAGCATGACGAGGCTATACTCATTGCCGTAGATGAGACCCCAATTCAGGCCGGTTTTGCCAATTTCGTTTGTGATTTCTACAGTAACCTGGCGGAGGATTCGCTCTTCAGGGAGCGATATCGCCGGGACAATGGTCCTCTGAAGAGATGTGTCGGAATATCGTTTAGTGAGAGCGAGGTTGATAGTCTTCTCAAAGGGGAGTGACGCACCCCGGTGGGCCGCGTCTTACTGGATTCCGGTCCGCCATCGGCGGATTCGGAATGACTCAAAGAATGGCAGGAGACTGAGAAGGCTCCTGCCCTACAGAAAGACCGGGGGGAGTAGACGAAGAGGAAATAAGAGTTTACGGCAGAACCACTGCCGGGTTCTGCCCTACTGGGACTTCAATACCGGAACCGCAGATCGTCTTTGGGAGGAGTGGCGAACGATAGAAGAAGAGAACAAGATCAGGAGAGAACATGGTTTACCGGAAAGAGATCCCCATGCCAGGTAAGGCAATTTTTATTCTGTTCACCGTAACCCTGCTAATTGTATCATGCCACACGGAGCAATCGCCGCGAACATGGTACGGGCGGGACACGACACAGGCGGTGGTGGCGAGCGACAGCACCGTTGCCTCAGTCTTTGACGAGGCATCGTACTTTCAGCAGCGAGAGTCTTTGCTGAGAGAGGAGTCAGCGTTTGCCGTTCAGACTATCGAGCAGTTTGAGACCGTACTGGCAGCGTGGGCAGACAGCGATCTGGCAAGGTCGTTTTGGATGAGTATCCGCATCGACTACAAAGTTGTAGATGTGCCGCTAACGTTAGAAATCGGCGGCCCGGAGGAACCGCGTTATACTGGCAGGGCGGTTATTGCTACGGATTCGGGGATATTTATGGTGCGGTCGAACACTCTTATACCTGGGAGGAAGGTCGCGCTGGAATACAGTGGGCTCACCGCTGAAGAATTTCGCGCGATAATGCGGCGGATGGTGGATGAGTACCGGGTGTTCGATTTAGAGTCCGACTTGTCTGGAGGCGTTGGGTTTAACCCAGCGATGACAGTACTTCAAGTGAGGTATCAAGGAGACAGCACCTTGCTGCTGTTTGCCGAGTATAAGAAAACGCGGAGCGACGTTGCTCAGCGCATGTTTGACTACCTTGACAGTCTTTTCTGGGGGGAGTAGACGGAAAAGAAAGAAGAGTCAACGGCAGAACCACTGCCGGGTTCTGCCGTTGACTGGGACTTTCTCGGATAATTGCGATAAATCAATCGGCTGCAAAATCTTCAGCGCTTCGGCGAAGTTTCTGGCGAGTACCAACTGCTCGGCTCTCTCGATATTATTCATATCAAAGTCTCGTATTTCGATATCCTCTGGTGCGCTTTACGGCTTTAGGAACCGGATGTTTCCCTCTAAAAGCTGTCAGCCGGGGCACTGTTCAGGTTGGACATTAGCGCACACCGCGAAACGGTATGCGGCAGGCTCTCCTTTGTGTTTATGCTGCCTGAAGATAACCCAAACATTCTCATCTGTCAAACCGAGTTGGAGACACCAAACACTCATCTACCTATCAGACGTTTCAACCGCGGAAAAATAAAAAACCCGGCGCGAGGCCGGGTTTTTTGCGATGTATATAAAAAATAAGAATGTCTTAGTACATTCCGCCCATGCCGCCGGGCATACCGCCACCCATATCGGGCATGCCACCCTTTTTCTCTTCGGGCTTATCAACAATAACCGCCTCGGTTGTCAGAAGAAGTCCCGCGATAGAAGCGGCATTCTCCAAAGCGGCGCGGGTGACCTTGGTCGGGTCAATCACGCCGGCCTTGTAGAGGTCCTCAAAAGTGTCAGTTGCGGCGTTGTAACCGTAGGCGCCGGTCTTACTCTTGACCTCGTTGACAACGACCGAACTCTCGGTGCCGGCGTTGTGCGAGATCTGGCGAATAGGCTCTTCGAGCGCCTTGCGGACGATATTCACACCAACCATTTCGTCCTCGTCGACCTTGATGGTGTCGAGGGCTTTGATGCTGCGAAGCAGGGCGACACCGCCGCCGGGAACAATGCCTTCCTCGACAGCCGCGCGGGTAGCGTGAAGAGCGTCTTCGACGCGAGCCTTCTTCTCTTTCATCTCAGTTTCGGTGGCGGCGCCGACATTGATGACTGCCACCCCACCGGCCAGCTTGGCCAGGCGTTCCTGGAGCTTTTCGCGATCATAATCCGAAGTAGTGTCTTCGATCTGCTTGCGAATCTGACCGATACGTCCCTTTATCTGCTCCTTGTTGCCGGAACCTTCGACGATCGTGGTGTTGTCTTTGTCGATGCTGATCTTTTTGGCTGTTCCAAGATCGCTCATGACAGTGTTTTCGAGCTTGAAGCCGAGTTCTTCGGAGATAACCTTGCCGCCGGTAAGAACGGCGATGTCTTCGAGCATGGCCTTACGGCGATCACCAAAGCCGGGAGCTTTGACAGCGGCGACTTTTATGGTGCCGCGAAGCTTGTTGACTACCAGCGTCGCCAGAGCTTCACCTTCGATGTCTTCAGAAATAATCATGAGCGGACGACCCTGCTGGGCGACCTTTTCGAGAATCGGCAGAAGGTCCTTCATGTTGGAGATCTTCTTGTCGTGGATGAGAATCATCGGGTCTTCGAGCACCGCTTCCATTGTGTCGGGGTCGGTCACGAAATACGGCGAAACATAGCCGCGGTCAAACTGCATACCCTCAACAACATCGAGCGTAGTCTCGGCGGTCTTAGCTTCTTCGACCGTGATGACGCCGTCCTTGCCGACCTTCTCCATGGCCTCGGCAATCAAATCGCCAATCTGTTTGTCGTTGTTGGCGCTGATTGTGCCAACCTGCGAAATCTCTTCTTTGCCGGATACCGGCTTGGACATCTTCTTGATCTCTTCGCCAATCGAGATGACAGCCTTGTCAATGCCGCGCTTGATAGCCATTGGGTTGTGGCCGGCGGTGACATTCTTGAGACCCTCGCGGTAAATCGCCTGAGCAATTACCGTGGCGGTGGTGGTACCATCACCGGCGTCGTCAGAGGTCTTCGAAGCAACTTCCTTGACCATCTGGGCGCCGATATTCTCGAAATGATCTTCGAGCTCGATTTCCTTGGCGACCGTGACACCGTCTTTGGTGACAGTCGGGGAACCGAATTTCTTGTCGATAACGACATTGCGGCCCTTGGGCCCCAGCGTTACCTTCACGGCGTCGGCCAGCTTATCAACGCCTTCTTTGAGTTTGGCGCGGGCCTGAGCATCGTAATTTATGAGCTTTGCCATTTGTACTTCTCCTTCAGCGGTGGTTATCGATTAATAATCGCGTAGATATCGGACTCGCGCATGATCAAAAACTCTTCACCCTCGATCGAAACCTCGGTGCCGGAGTACTTGCCATACAACACGCGGTCGCCCTTTTTTACTTCAAGGTCGATTCTCTTGCCTTCTTCGTTGATACGACCCGGGCCGACTTCGATTACCTGACCTTCCATCGGCTTCTCTTTCGCCGTGTCGGGTATAATGATCCCGCCCTTCTTCATTTCCTGCTCTTCGAAAGGCTTCACGATGACACGGTCCGCAAGTGGTTTTACCTGCATTTTGATCCCTCCTGTTTAGTGGGAGTTAAGTGATTATTCTATATATGGTTTTCTTTTTCTTATTGTTAGCACTCATTGCGAGTGAGTGCTAACAGGCGAATATATATTAAACGAGCGAGCTGTCAAGAGGTTTCCCCGATTGTTATTATTTTTTTGCTTTGTTTGGCCATCGCGATGTACCTTGTAAGTGTCTGACATACAATGACAAAGCTGCTGTTTTCGAGGTTTAGGAGCAAATTCAGGCAAAAAAAAGCCCCCCTGAAAGGAGGGCTTGAATCGTTAAATCAATCGATTAGAAATCATCACCATTGGTGGTGCCGAGAACGGCCTTCTCAACATCGACCAGACCATTACCCTGCTGGAAGGCTGTCAGGCCGATGTCTTCGGCACTGCCGTTGAGAAGAGCCCGAATCTGCTCGTGAGTGTAATTCGGGTACTTCTGCATCGCCACGGCGGCCGCGCCAACAACCATCGGGGAGGCCATCGAGGTACCACTCAGCGGCCAGTATTTTCCCATCTTGTAGGTCGACAAGATTCTCACGCCGGGGGCAATCAATTCAATTTCCGGACCAAAGTTGGAGAAAGACGCAAAGGCGTCATACTGATCCGACGCTGAAATCGCCATTATGAAATCATATTTGGCCGGATAGCTGACCGGACCGGAGTTGTTGCCGGCTGAGGAGACCAGCAGGATACCCAGATTGTACATCTCCAGCATGGCCGCGCCTTCAGCCGTATTTTCATAGGCGCCACCGAAACTCATGTTCACTACCTGAATGTCGTTACCGGCGTCACCGTCAAAATGTGTCCCGATAATCCAGTCTATTCCGGTCAGAACGTTATCGGTGTAAATGAATTTGTTGTCGCTGATCTGCACGGCATAGATGTCGCAGTTCGGGGCTACGCCGACGACACCGATGTCGTTGTTATTGGCCGAGACAATACCGGCGCAGTGCGTGCCGTGTCCGACTTTGTCGTCAAAATCACTGGGATCGTCGTGCACCGCTGAGAAGCCGCCCGCCCAGGTGAGGTCAGGATGATCCATGTCACCGCCGGTGTCGAGGATAGCCACATTGACTCCTGAGCCGTTATAAACGGTGTTTGTCCAAACGTAATCAGCGTCGATACGGTCAACGCCCCAATCGAGGGTTTGAGCCGTGAACTCCCTGATATCGTTGTTGGCAATATAGGCGATGTTCGGGTTATTTCTGAGGCGGTTGATGTTTTCCTCCGGTACCGATGCGAATACGATCGGAAGATATTTATATTCTTTTTTGATCACGGCGCCGGCGGACGTTAGGGCGTCATCCGGGCGGCCGTTGGAGAATCCAATCAACACATCTTTCATTCCGGGGGCTGAATCCAATTTCTGACTGAGCACATTTGCGGAATTGTCCGGCGAGGTGGACATGTCGCTTGAGCAGCCGATGAAGAGGAATATGGCGGCTGCAATCAACAAGGAAACGATGAGAACGATAACTTTCTTCATTGATCACTCCATCTGTTGAACGTTTTTAATTAAAACCGACGCGCAATAAAGTGCTGCTTACCACCTCCCTTCAAATAATTGGAGAAATACAGACTTGTGCCATGTCCGAGCAATGGTATGAAATTGTTACTGCTGACACTTCGATAGTTGCTGCGTTTTTCCGGGTTAGTATGTATTAACGTAACCGAATGTTGACGGTTTTGTCAAGCAAAAATGTTGTCGTGCCCCACGCGGAACAAAAGTCTGACCGCAAGCAAAAGCGGGTAGACCCCGAAGATCTACCCGCTGACACGAATTCTTGCGAAAAAAGAGGACTATTTTAGATTATAAAATGTGTCCACGCCCGGATAAACGGCATGTTTGCCGATAGTCTCCTCAATGCGAATCAACTGGTTGTATTTGGCAATCCGATCCGAGCGGCACATCGAGCCGGTCTTAATCTGTCCTGCGCCAGTGGCGACCACGACATCGGCTATCGTGGCATCCTCGGTTTCGCCCGAGCGATGCGAGACTACGGCGGTGAACCCCGCTTTCTGAGCCATAGTGATGGCATCGAGTGTCTCCGTCAATGTTCCGATCTGATTGAGCTTAATCAGGATGGAGTTGGCGGCCTTTTCTTTGATGCCTCTGGCAAGTCTTGTCGGATTGGTCACGAACAGATCATCGCCCACAATCTGGATTCTATCGCCCATTCTGGCGGTCATCTCCTTGAAACCCTCCCAGTCATCCTCCGCCAGACCATCCTCGATGGAAATAATGGGATACTTTTTACACAGGTTTTCATAGAAATCGATCATCTGGGTCGAGGTCAGTTTCTTCTTCTCCGCGGCGAGATTATATTTCTTTGTCTTGGGATCATAAAACTCGGTCGAGGCGGGGTCCAGAGCGATGAGGATATCTTTTTTCGGTTTATAACCGGAATTTTTGATAGCTTCCATGATTACTTCAAGAGCTTCTTCGTTGGATTTCAAATCCGGGGCAAAGCCGCCTTCATCGCCGACCGCGGTATTGTAGCCCTTCTTTTTCAGTACCTGCTTGAGGTGTCCGAACACCTCGGCACCCATCTGCAGCGCCTGTCGAATATTCTTGGCGCCGACCGGCATGATCATGAACTCCTGCAGGTCGACATTGTTGTCGGCGTGCTTGCCGCCGTTAAGGATATTCATCATCGGTACCGGCATTATCTTGCAGTTGCTTCCCCCGATATATTCATAGAGAAACCGTCCGCGAGATTCCGCGGCAGCCTTGGCCGTCGCCAGTGAAACGCCAAGTATCGCGTTGGCCCCGAGCTTGGATTTGTTCTCGGTGCCATCGAGCCTAATTAGAAAATTGTCCAGCTCTATCTGGTCATACGGGTCGATATCGTCGCGCACCAGGGCCGGGGCGATGATATTGTTGACATTGTCAACGGCTTTGGTGACGGCCTTGCCGAAATACACCTTCTTATCGCCGTCACGAAGCTCCACCGCCTCGTGAGCGCCGGTCGATGCTCCCGATGGAACGGCGGCCCGGCCGAGAGTGCCATCAGCCAAACATACATCAACTTCAACAGTGGGTGTGCCGCGACTGTCGAGAATCTGGCGGCCGTAAATGTACATGTAATCAGACATGGCATATACCTTTCTTGTCTATGTTACTTTCGAAGTTCAGGCAAATTATGCTCTTAAGCATGCCGAAGCAAGGTTAAACTTGTCAGCCTTCAGGTATATACGATAATGTCAAAAGATCGATTGTGTTACCCACATTATTAATGGGGACTGATCCTTACCCCTTTCGGTGAGGGGGTCGGAAAGTCCTTAGAAAACAGTGAGATACAAGATGGCACGATATTTGATAAGTATGTCGGTGAAACAAGGTCAGTGGATTTGAAAAAGACTGGCCGACAAGCCGGCGTGAGCCGGCTTTTATTATTGCACCGGTATTCCGCCTGAGGCCAGCGCCTTTTAGCCAGCTTCAAAGGTCCCGCTTGGTTATCCACAAGGGGGCAATAGACAAGGTCAAGATTCTCCTTACGCTCAGATCCATACTCTGGTGATTTGCTCCATGACAGCCCTGGTCATTATCACGACCGGCAACTGCGCCAGCGGCGAAACCGGGGGCGTGCTCACCATGTCATCTTTTAACACCGCCCTGCCTTTATATGGCCGGTGGATGGTTGTCGGTGGCATCATGCTCTTTGCCTTTACGACAGTTCTCGGATGGTCCTATTACGGTGAGAAGGGAGTCGAGTACGTTGGAGGAGAGAAGGCCAAAGTGCCGTATAAGTGGGTCTATGTGATATTCACGCTGCTCGGGGCGCGCTTCGATCTCACGACTGTCCGGGCATACGCCGACACGGCCAACGGCATGATGGCGGTTCCCAACCTCATCGCGCTTATGGCTCTATCAGGTGCGCTGGTGAAAGTCACGAAGAAATACATGGATGAAAAGTCACGGGGGCTTCACATACCATACAAGCAACGTCTGAAAGAACTCTCAAGGAAGTCTTAATGGCCGGGTCGGTGACCCGGTTTTTTTTGCGTAATGCTAAGACAGGGATACCCGTGCTCGTGGGGATTAATGCTTGATGTTGGGCCGATGGTCCGATAAATTTCGTTTGCATGCTATCAACAAATCAGAAATCGATCCTCATCTTTTTTGCCGCGGTTGCGACCCGCCTGGCATATCACTGGCTGACAGGATTCACGGCCGATGACGCTTTCATTACTTTCCGCTATGCCGAAAATATCGCCTTCGGCAAGGGCTTCGTTTACAACGAAGGGGAGAGGGTCCTTGGAACGACCACGCCCCTGTTCACCCTGTTGTTGAGCCTGCTTGCCGTTTTAAGGATTACCCCGCTTCATGCCTCGTTGTTTATATCGCTGGTCTCTTCGGGCCTTACGGCCGCGATCATCTACCGGTTCGCTCTTGGACTGCGCTTTACCCGGTTCGCGGAAATTCCGGCGATTCTTTACATTCTGTGGCCGAGATCCCTCGCCGCGGATACCTGCGGCATGGAAACGGCACTTTTTACCATGCTCGTGACCGCTTCGTTCTACTATCAGCACAAGCGCTTGTTCTTTTACAGCGTTGCCCTGGCCACACTCTCCGCGGTAACGCGGCCGGAAGGTCTTTTGGCGCTTGCGCTGGTAGCAGCCGGGGCCTGTCTGAATGACCGTCGGAACCGGATGTCATATATTGTCGTGCCGATGGCGCTGATTGTGCCCTGGCTGCTGTTCTCCAAATTCTACTTTGGTTCGGTCGTGCCGCACGCTATCACCGCCAAGCTCGCTCTCTATAGCAGATTCGGATCTGACGGTTATCTTAACAGCCTGTTGCAACTGATGGGCTGGCACAACCCCGCCGGATGGATTGTCACTGCCGCCTTTTTCGTCGGGGCCTGGTGGCTCAACCGCAAACAGAACGCGGGATGGCTGGAAATATTCTGGGTTTGCGGTCTGATTGTCTTCCTCACTTTCACCAAAACCCACATCTTCTTCTGGTATGTTGTCCCGATCTATCCAATGTATCTGCTATTCGCTTCTGCCGCCGCCCCGCTCATTTCCGAGCGTTTCAATTGGAGCCACGGGCGAATCCGTCTGGTTGTCCCGGTATCGTCAGTTGTGATTGCCGCGTTGCTGATTGTCGCCGTGATTCCCAAAGTGGAATATTATCGGACTTTTCAACTGCAAATGGATAGTGTTCACAAGCAAATAGGTCTCTATCTTTACAGTCACGCCGACAGAAAAAACGATTCGGCCGCACTCGAGGATATAGGATATGCCGGGTATTACTCGAAGATGCGGATATTGGATCGCGATGGTCTGGTGTCGCCCCAGGTAGTCCCGTATAATCGAAACGGCAACTATATGCAGGCGGTGCTCAGCAGTGGCGCCGAATGGGTTGGAGCTGCGATGGGAAGCCATATCAGTGCGTTCGTGTCCGACTCGACTTTCCTGGAAAGATACCGTCTCGAGAAATGTTTTTCGTATGAAGATTACCCGAATTATTGTATCTATAAACGTATCAGGTAATATTTCATTTAGAGGAGGGTGCGTATGAGAATAGCGAGGATATCAGCAGGTGCATTACTCATTGTGGTGAGTCTGGCATCGCTTTTGAGGTTTCAGCCAATACTTGAACTGTTTTCTTTCCTGAGCCCCGATGGCAATATCACCGCCCTTATGCAACTCTCGCTTCGGCTCTGCCTGATTTCGCTGGGCGCAGTAGGACTTTGCCTGATACTGTTCCCGGCCTTGTCAAAGTTGGCGGTGAGTATTAATGCCGCGCTCATGAAACCGGGCAGAGGTAAATTTCTGTGGTACGCGTTGGGAACCGCGGCGTTGTTGCGGACTGCGGTGGTCTTATTCGTCCCTCTTAATCTGTGGGCCGATTACCGGTTCTATGATGAACTCGGATGGCAGTGGGCGCTCAAAGGAGGCTACTACAACGGTGACCATCTGACCGCCTACTGGCCGCCCGCCTATCCATTCGTATTGTCGAGATTATATCTGCTATTCGGCCACGTTCAATATCTGGGAGGAGTGCTGAATATCCCGCTCGGAACAGGCATCGTGGTATTTACCTATCTGATAGTCAGACGATGTTGGGACGAAAGCGTCGCTCGCTGGACAACGCTGATAGTAGCCCTTTTCCCCAGCCAGATATTCTTTACCTATCTCCCGGCATCGGAAATATTGTTCACCTTCCTGCTGCTCGCCTCGATTCTGTCTTTCCTGACTCTTGATCGCAAGCTCACCGGCAAATGGTATCAGGTTCTGCTGGGAGGGATACTGCTTGGCCTGGCGACTTTGACGAGAGTGATTTCCAAGCTGCTATTGGTCGTCATAATACCGTTCTGGCTGTGGGAGACAAAGGATCTGAGTCGAACGATCAAATACGGTCTTGTGGCCCTCTGCGGTTTCGGGTTGGTCATAGTCCCCTGGATGGTGCGAAATTATCAGGCGGTGGGGGTGGCAAAAATCAACACCAACACCGGCATTAACCTGTTCATTGGCAACCAGCCCGGATCGGGTATGGGCTACAACTCGAACATCGCCACCCAATACGATATGAATTCACCAGGGCAGGAAGCCGATATTGATTCGGCGAGTTGGCACCGGGCCTTGGACTACATCTACGAGCGTCCGGGAGCTTTCCTTCTTCGCGGTCTCGCCAAAACAGCATTCTTCTATGCCGGGGACACCGATCCCCTGCAATTCGATCTTCAAATCGCGGCCGAAGAATCCCGCTTCAACTACGCGGTGGCGTGGTCTGTGCTGGCACAATCTTACTATATTGTCGTCTTGGTCGCCGCGCTGCTGGGATTGATTATCTTTTTCAGGTCCGGCCCCGCGATTCGCCATCCCCGCGGCTATCTGCTTCTCGGGATAATCCTCTACTGGACAGCCGTACATTTTGTCTTTTACGGTGTCGGTCGTTATCACTTTCCGATTATCCCGATAATTTCCGCCTTCGCCGCGCTGTACATAAAGAGCGTGGTTGATAAACGTATTAAAATGTATTAGCTTGCCTTCGCCAAAGTATTGAAGAGAGGTTTCCCGTGATAAGCCGCTGGCGGAACATTGTAACGGCCGTTTCGTTATAGATGAGAGCAACCGCAGATACATTGGCTGGGACATTTAATTAATTCCAAAGGGGATTACTGAATATGAAATATCTCGTGACCGGTGGCGCCGGATTCATAGGCTCCAATATAGCGACTCATCTTATCGACAAAGGGGAGAAAGTCCGCATTCTGGACAACTTCTCGACCGGCCGTCGTGAAAATCTGGCTGGTATCGAGAATAAAGTTGAATTGATCGAAGGCGACATCAGGGATCAGGCGACCGTAAACGATGCCGTCAGGGGAATCGACTACGTCCTCCATCAGGCCGCTCTGCCATCCGTACCCCGCTCGGTTAAGGATCCGGTTACTTCCAATTCGGTCAATGTTGATGGTACCCTGTTTCTATTGGATGCCGCCAAAAACGCCGGTGTCAAAAAGTTCGTGATGGCGTCATCATCATCGGTGTACGGTGAGTCCAAAGAACTTCCCAAACACGAGGGTATGAGACCCGACCCGCTTTCCCCTTATGCGGTGACCAAGCTCACAAATGAGTATTACCTGAAAGTATACTGGGAACTTTACAAATTCCCGACCGTGGCGCTGAGGTATTTCAATATCTTCGGGCCCCGGCAGGACCCCAAAAGCGAATATGCGGCCGTCATTCCAAGATTTATCACCGATATGCTAAGCGGGAAACAACCGGTGGTCTTTGGCGATGGCAAACAGTCGCGCGATTTTACGTATATCGAGAATTGCGTCCAGGCGAATGTTCTGGCGGCCACCAACGACAAAATCGTCGGCGACTATTACAACGTCGCTATCGGCGGGCAATTCACGCTCAATCAGATGCTTGATTTCCTTCGCAAAA
This genomic stretch from Candidatus Zixiibacteriota bacterium harbors:
- a CDS encoding S8 family peptidase encodes the protein MKKVIVLIVSLLIAAAIFLFIGCSSDMSTSPDNSANVLSQKLDSAPGMKDVLIGFSNGRPDDALTSAGAVIKKEYKYLPIVFASVPEENINRLRNNPNIAYIANNDIREFTAQTLDWGVDRIDADYVWTNTVYNGSGVNVAILDTGGDMDHPDLTWAGGFSAVHDDPSDFDDKVGHGTHCAGIVSANNNDIGVVGVAPNCDIYAVQISDNKFIYTDNVLTGIDWIIGTHFDGDAGNDIQVVNMSFGGAYENTAEGAAMLEMYNLGILLVSSAGNNSGPVSYPAKYDFIMAISASDQYDAFASFSNFGPEIELIAPGVRILSTYKMGKYWPLSGTSMASPMVVGAAAVAMQKYPNYTHEQIRALLNGSAEDIGLTAFQQGNGLVDVEKAVLGTTNGDDF
- the eno gene encoding phosphopyruvate hydratase, with product MSDYMYIYGRQILDSRGTPTVEVDVCLADGTLGRAAVPSGASTGAHEAVELRDGDKKVYFGKAVTKAVDNVNNIIAPALVRDDIDPYDQIELDNFLIRLDGTENKSKLGANAILGVSLATAKAAAESRGRFLYEYIGGSNCKIMPVPMMNILNGGKHADNNVDLQEFMIMPVGAKNIRQALQMGAEVFGHLKQVLKKKGYNTAVGDEGGFAPDLKSNEEALEVIMEAIKNSGYKPKKDILIALDPASTEFYDPKTKKYNLAAEKKKLTSTQMIDFYENLCKKYPIISIEDGLAEDDWEGFKEMTARMGDRIQIVGDDLFVTNPTRLARGIKEKAANSILIKLNQIGTLTETLDAITMAQKAGFTAVVSHRSGETEDATIADVVVATGAGQIKTGSMCRSDRIAKYNQLIRIEETIGKHAVYPGVDTFYNLK
- the groES gene encoding co-chaperone GroES translates to MQVKPLADRVIVKPFEEQEMKKGGIIIPDTAKEKPMEGQVIEVGPGRINEEGKRIDLEVKKGDRVLYGKYSGTEVSIEGEEFLIMRESDIYAIINR
- the groL gene encoding chaperonin GroEL (60 kDa chaperone family; promotes refolding of misfolded polypeptides especially under stressful conditions; forms two stacked rings of heptamers to form a barrel-shaped 14mer; ends can be capped by GroES; misfolded proteins enter the barrel where they are refolded when GroES binds), with the translated sequence MAKLINYDAQARAKLKEGVDKLADAVKVTLGPKGRNVVIDKKFGSPTVTKDGVTVAKEIELEDHFENIGAQMVKEVASKTSDDAGDGTTTATVIAQAIYREGLKNVTAGHNPMAIKRGIDKAVISIGEEIKKMSKPVSGKEEISQVGTISANNDKQIGDLIAEAMEKVGKDGVITVEEAKTAETTLDVVEGMQFDRGYVSPYFVTDPDTMEAVLEDPMILIHDKKISNMKDLLPILEKVAQQGRPLMIISEDIEGEALATLVVNKLRGTIKVAAVKAPGFGDRRKAMLEDIAVLTGGKVISEELGFKLENTVMSDLGTAKKISIDKDNTTIVEGSGNKEQIKGRIGQIRKQIEDTTSDYDREKLQERLAKLAGGVAVINVGAATETEMKEKKARVEDALHATRAAVEEGIVPGGGVALLRSIKALDTIKVDEDEMVGVNIVRKALEEPIRQISHNAGTESSVVVNEVKSKTGAYGYNAATDTFEDLYKAGVIDPTKVTRAALENAASIAGLLLTTEAVIVDKPEEKKGGMPDMGGGMPGGMGGMY
- a CDS encoding SDR family oxidoreductase, producing the protein MKYLVTGGAGFIGSNIATHLIDKGEKVRILDNFSTGRRENLAGIENKVELIEGDIRDQATVNDAVRGIDYVLHQAALPSVPRSVKDPVTSNSVNVDGTLFLLDAAKNAGVKKFVMASSSSVYGESKELPKHEGMRPDPLSPYAVTKLTNEYYLKVYWELYKFPTVALRYFNIFGPRQDPKSEYAAVIPRFITDMLSGKQPVVFGDGKQSRDFTYIENCVQANVLAATNDKIVGDYYNVAIGGQFTLNQMLDFLRKIIGTDIQAKYDPPRSGDILHSYASIDKFKAFGYSPTVGFEEGLRRTVEFYKKRM
- a CDS encoding alanine:cation symporter family protein, which codes for MICSMTALVIITTGNCASGETGGVLTMSSFNTALPLYGRWMVVGGIMLFAFTTVLGWSYYGEKGVEYVGGEKAKVPYKWVYVIFTLLGARFDLTTVRAYADTANGMMAVPNLIALMALSGALVKVTKKYMDEKSRGLHIPYKQRLKELSRKS
- a CDS encoding glycosyltransferase family 39 protein produces the protein MRIARISAGALLIVVSLASLLRFQPILELFSFLSPDGNITALMQLSLRLCLISLGAVGLCLILFPALSKLAVSINAALMKPGRGKFLWYALGTAALLRTAVVLFVPLNLWADYRFYDELGWQWALKGGYYNGDHLTAYWPPAYPFVLSRLYLLFGHVQYLGGVLNIPLGTGIVVFTYLIVRRCWDESVARWTTLIVALFPSQIFFTYLPASEILFTFLLLASILSFLTLDRKLTGKWYQVLLGGILLGLATLTRVISKLLLVVIIPFWLWETKDLSRTIKYGLVALCGFGLVIVPWMVRNYQAVGVAKINTNTGINLFIGNQPGSGMGYNSNIATQYDMNSPGQEADIDSASWHRALDYIYERPGAFLLRGLAKTAFFYAGDTDPLQFDLQIAAEESRFNYAVAWSVLAQSYYIVVLVAALLGLIIFFRSGPAIRHPRGYLLLGIILYWTAVHFVFYGVGRYHFPIIPIISAFAALYIKSVVDKRIKMY